Below is a genomic region from uncultured Erythrobacter sp..
CAGCATCGCCGTCAGCTCTTCGCCGTCCTCTCCAGCAACTACCTCGCGGAACCGCTCCAGCGTGGGCTTCTCGAAGCTCATCCGCCCCGCCCCGATCACCAGCTTGCCGAGCTGCAATCCCGTCATCAGAAACGGATGGTCCGGTGCGGCGTCGGGTCGCGACAGCCCAATCCGCAGATGCGGGGCGTAAGGCGTTTTGTCCTTGGAGAAACGCACATCGCGAAAGATGCGGAAATTGCGCGGGGTCAGCTGCGTATCCAGCGCTTCGTCGAGCCTATGCGCGAGCGTTTCGGCAAAGCCCTCACCGGCGAGCTTGTAATGCTGCTTGTACCGGTCTTCGTTCGCCTTGAACCAGTCGCGGTCATTGTTGGCGGCGAGATCCTCGATGAAACGGGTGGTCTCGGCACTTAGCATGATCGCGGGTGCCGGATCAGGTCGGGTTGACGTCGCTGGCGTGGTCTTCAACCAGTTCGAAGGCTTTCTCGTACCACTCATTGCCCGGATAGTTCGCGCCAAGAACAGCGGTGTACTTCACCGCTTCCTCGCGAATACCCAGCGCCAGG
It encodes:
- a CDS encoding DUF2461 domain-containing protein — its product is MSGTRKPSNWLKTTPATSTRPDPAPAIMLSAETTRFIEDLAANNDRDWFKANEDRYKQHYKLAGEGFAETLAHRLDEALDTQLTPRNFRIFRDVRFSKDKTPYAPHLRIGLSRPDAAPDHPFLMTGLQLGKLVIGAGRMSFEKPTLERFREVVAGEDGEELTAMLDGFTANGARLGKPDLKRVPAPYDKDHPRGELLKYKGLTVWRDFEGHDMAYGEGGPANVAEALLEFRPLYDWLAELTSA